GACCATTCGCGACCAACTGCTGCAGGACAAGGGCATCACCCAGGTAGAACTGCAGGGACACCGCCCCCTTGAAATGGCCATCGAAGTAAGTCAAGACAACTTAAGGCGCTATAACCTCAAACTTAGTGACATTGCCGCTAAAATCAAAAACGCCTCCATCGATCTTCCCGGTGGCTCCATCAAGACCAGGGGTGGCGAGATCCTGGTGCGGATGACCGAACGTCGCGACTTTCAGGAGGAGTTCTCCTCTATCCCGGTGGTCACCGGAGCCGACGGCACCAGTGTCACCCTCGGGGAAATCGCAACAATAAAAGACAGCTTCGAAGAGACCGACCAGTTCCTGGTCTACAACACAATGCCAGCTCTAGGCATCAACGTCTTTCGGGTCGGAGACCAAACACCGATTTCGATTTCCGATGCCGTCCAGAAACACGTCGAAACGTTACGCCAGACCCTGCCTGACGGGATCCATGTTGCCACGGTCAACGACGACTCGCAGGCCTTCCGGCAACGAATGGCGCTATTACTGAAAAACGGTTATTTCGGGCTGGGATTAGTCTTCATTCTGCTTGGTATTTTTCTTGAGGCACGACTTGCTTTCTGGGTAACCATGGGAATCCCTATCTCCTTTCTCGGAGCCCTGCTGCTCATTCCCCAGGTCGGGGTCAGCATCAATATGGTGTCACTCTTCGCCTTCATCATCTCACTTGGGATCGTGGTTGACGATGCCATCGTAATTGGCGAAAACGTGTACAGCTTCAAGCAACGCGGCTACGGATCCATGGAGGCTGCAGTGATGGGGGCGCGGGAGGTCGCAGGGCCGGTAACCTTCTCGATTCTAACCAATATTGTCACCTTCATGCCCCTCTATTTCGTCCCGGGGACATTGGGCAAGATCTTTTGCAATATTCCGGTGGTAGTGGTTTCGGTTTTCCTTATCTCCCTTTTCGAATCTATCTTCGTGCTGCCAGCCCATCTGAGCCACCAGAAAGAACTAAAGAATCCGATCATGATCTTTATCACCCGTCAGCAGCAAAAGGTCTCCCATGGCCTTACCTCTCTGATCAAAAATGTATACGGACCATTTTTGCGCTTCTCCCTGCGCTACCGCTATATCAGTGTCACCATCGGCTTGGTCACCCTGTTGATTGCCGTGGCGTATGTAAAAAGCGGCCGGATGGGCATTATCATGTTCCCTAAGGTAGAATCTGATTTCTCGTATGCCACAGCAGAACTGCCGGTAGGGGTAGCGGTGGAGGATACCATGGCAGTGCATGATCGACTTCTGGCCTCGGCCAACCAGCTGATCAATAAAATTGGACGGGAGCAGCAGGTAGAGGGGATACTCTCCTTTGTCAACAGCAATAGCACCTGGGTGAAGGTCTTCATGATCCCACCGGAGGAGCGATCAGTGCAAACCGCAGACTTTACCGACCGCTGGCGCAAAGCGACCGGCAATATTGCCGGCATCGAAACCATGAAATTCCAATCGGATTTCGGCGGCCCCGGTTCCGGGGCCGGGCTGACCGTCGAACTCCAGCACCGAAACACCGACGTGCTAGAAAAGGCAAGTGGTGAGCTGGCAGCAGCTCTCGGTTTTTTCCCCAACGTCTCCGATATCGACGACGGCTTCACCCCAGGCAAGGACCAGATCGACTTTACCCTTAAACCTGTCGGCTATCAGCTCGGATTAAACCCTCTTGACGTGGCCCGACAGTTACGAAACTCCTACTATGGCACTGAGGTCATTCGACAACTCAGGGGCCGCAACGAGATCAGAATCATGGTGCGCAATCCGGAGGAGGAACGTAAGTCCGAGTACTTTCTCGAGGAGATGCTGCTTACCACCCCGAAGGGAATCAAAGTTCCGCTTCGAGACGTGGTCGAACTCAAGCGGGGCAAGGCCTTTACCGCCATCACCAGGCGTGACGGCAGGCGGGTGGTAAGTGTCACTGCTGATGTGACCCCGCGCAACCAGGCAGACCTGGTGCTTAACTCCATCACCACAGACACCTTGCCTCAGCTGATGCAAAAATACCCCGGCCTGGCTTATGGCTTCGAAGGCAAACAGGCAGACCGCAAAGAGAGCATGGTGGCCCTCGGCCGCGGCATGATGATCTCCATGCTCTTGGTCTATGTGCTACTTGCCATTCCTTTCCGCAGTTATTTTCAGCCGGCTATCATCATGGTCAGCATCCCCTTCGGAATCGTCGGTGCCATTATTGGCCATCTGATTATGGGCTATGACTTAAGCATCTTAAGCATGTTCGGCATTGTCGCCCTATCAGGGGTCGTGGTTAACGATGCCCTAGTGCTGATCGATTGCGCCAACCGGCGGGTCCTTGAAGGCTACAGCCACTTCTCTGCCATCATCTACGCCGGCATCCAGCGGTTCAGGCCCATCATGCTGACCACTCTCACCACCTTCTTCGGCCTCTCTCCAATGATCCTAGAGACCTCACGGCAGGCAAAATTCCTCATTCCCATGGCAATTTCACTCGGTTTCGGCATCCTTTTTTCGA
Above is a genomic segment from Desulfobulbaceae bacterium containing:
- a CDS encoding efflux RND transporter permease subunit gives rise to the protein MNNGNSVKHGPIAWMAGNSVAANLVMLFLLVGGLLWGLQIKQEVFPEFTLDQVIISVIYPGASPEEVAEGIVLPIEEAIQSVDGIEEISSVASEGSGRVTIEAVTGTNLQQMATDIKNEIDRITSFPDEAEEPLVTIPSRKNQVITLVLYGNQPRSVLRDVTETIRDQLLQDKGITQVELQGHRPLEMAIEVSQDNLRRYNLKLSDIAAKIKNASIDLPGGSIKTRGGEILVRMTERRDFQEEFSSIPVVTGADGTSVTLGEIATIKDSFEETDQFLVYNTMPALGINVFRVGDQTPISISDAVQKHVETLRQTLPDGIHVATVNDDSQAFRQRMALLLKNGYFGLGLVFILLGIFLEARLAFWVTMGIPISFLGALLLIPQVGVSINMVSLFAFIISLGIVVDDAIVIGENVYSFKQRGYGSMEAAVMGAREVAGPVTFSILTNIVTFMPLYFVPGTLGKIFCNIPVVVVSVFLISLFESIFVLPAHLSHQKELKNPIMIFITRQQQKVSHGLTSLIKNVYGPFLRFSLRYRYISVTIGLVTLLIAVAYVKSGRMGIIMFPKVESDFSYATAELPVGVAVEDTMAVHDRLLASANQLINKIGREQQVEGILSFVNSNSTWVKVFMIPPEERSVQTADFTDRWRKATGNIAGIETMKFQSDFGGPGSGAGLTVELQHRNTDVLEKASGELAAALGFFPNVSDIDDGFTPGKDQIDFTLKPVGYQLGLNPLDVARQLRNSYYGTEVIRQLRGRNEIRIMVRNPEEERKSEYFLEEMLLTTPKGIKVPLRDVVELKRGKAFTAITRRDGRRVVSVTADVTPRNQADLVLNSITTDTLPQLMQKYPGLAYGFEGKQADRKESMVALGRGMMISMLLVYVLLAIPFRSYFQPAIIMVSIPFGIVGAIIGHLIMGYDLSILSMFGIVALSGVVVNDALVLIDCANRRVLEGYSHFSAIIYAGIQRFRPIMLTTLTTFFGLSPMILETSRQAKFLIPMAISLGFGILFSTVIVLVLVPALFIILEDIKIAIRHIFGLQTTPPIKTIAAEDNALG